A region from the Triticum urartu cultivar G1812 chromosome 1, Tu2.1, whole genome shotgun sequence genome encodes:
- the LOC125538323 gene encoding gallate 1-beta-glucosyltransferase 84A23-like, which produces MSCQEGAIPAAAAAQPHVLLVSCPLQGHVNPLLRLGRRLAARGILVTFTTLRHAGLRAATHRDGVRFELYQLRDHDGGQMTPDDMLRHVAAEGPAALADLVRRQADAGRPVSCVVNTTFVPWALDVAWELGLPCATLWNQSCAVLSLYHHFYDDDTPFPSTADDAPVALPGLPAMSLHELPLMVRPEFAHNLWGQMLRRQLVEVRGRQAPSWVLVNTFHELERDAIDALRARDVAVTPVGPLLDDDEPAVADDDGCVMAWLDAQPPRSVVYVAFGSLVDIGRDETVALAEGLAGTGRPFIWVVRDELLHLPEPVLAACRGDTGRIVAWCPQGRVLRHGAVGCFVTHCGWNSVTEALAAGVPVVAYPWWSDQFTNAKFLVEEFGVGVRLPAPVTQDGFRACIEEVMSGPEAVAIRRRATAWKEEAAAALADGGSSDRGLEAFVDFVRAPVGSGGVDTISSPAKQGSVSSL; this is translated from the coding sequence ATGAGCTGCCAAGAAGGCGCCatcccggcggcggcggcggcgcagccgCACGTCCTCCTCGTGTCGTGCCCGCTGCAGGGCCACGTGAACCCGCTACTCCGCCTCGGCCGGCGCCTCGCCGCGAGGGGCATCCTCGTCACCTTCACCACCCTCCGCCACGCCGGCCTCCGTGCTGCCACCCACCGCGACGGCGTCCGCTTCGAGTTGTACCAGCTGCGCGACCACGACGGCGGCCAGATGACCCCCGACGACATGCTGCGGCACGTCGCGGCTGAGGGCCCGGCGGCGCTGGCCGACCTGGTACGGCGCCAGGCCGACGCCGGCCGGCCGGTCTCCTGCGTCGTCAACACCACCTTCGTGCCCTGGGCGCTCGACGTGGCCTGGGAGCTCGGCCTCCCTTGCGCGACGCTCTGGAACCAGTCCTGCGCTGTGCTCTCGCTCTACCACCACTTCTACGACGACGACACGCCGTTCCCGAGCACGGCCGACGACGCACCGGTGGCGCTGCCCGGGCTGCCGGCCATGTCCTTGCACGAGCTGCCGCTCATGGTCCGACCCGAGTTCGCGCACAACCTCTGGGGCCAGATGCTCCGAAGGCAGCTCGTGGAGGTCCGTGGGAGGCAGGCGCCGTCGTGGGTGCTCGTCAACACCTTCCACGAGCTCGAGCGCGACGCCATCGACGCGCTACGGGCTCGCGACGTCGCCGTCACGCCCGTCGGCCCGCTCCTGGACGACGATGAACCGGCCGTTGCCGACGATGACGGCTGCGTCATGGCGTGGCTCGACGCGCAGCCGCCGCGCTCTGTTGTGTACGTGGCGTTCGGCAGCCTCGTGGACATCGGGCGGGACGAGACGGTGGCCCTGGCGGAGGGGCTGGCCGGCACGGGCAGGCCGTTCATTTGGGTGGTGCGCGACGAGCTCCTCCACCTCCCGGAGCCCGTCCTCGCCGCATGCCGAGGAGACACCGGCAGGATCGTGGCGTGGTGCCCGCAGGGGCGCGTGCTCCGGCACGGCGCCGTCGGGTGCTTCGTGACGCACTGCGGGTGGAACTCCGTCACGGAGGCGCTGGCGGCGGGCGTGCCGGTGGTCGCGTACCCGTGGTGGTCGGACCAGTTCACCAACGCCAAGTTCTTGGTGGAGGAGTTCGGGGTCGGCGTCCGGCTGCCGGCGCCGGTCACGCAGGATGGGTTCCGTGCGTGCATCGAGGAGGTGATGAGCGGGCCGGAGGCAGTGGCAATCCGGAGGAGGGCGACGGCGTggaaggaggaggcggcggcggcgctggccgACGGCGGGTCATCGGACCGGGGCCTCGAGGCCTTCGTTGACTTCGTGCGAGCGCCCGTAGGATCTGGTGGAGTTGACACGATTAGCTCGCCGGCAAAGCAGGGATCAGTCAGTTCGTTATAA